The Cytophagia bacterium CHB2 genome includes the window GTCATCACTTCATCGAAAATCAGCACGGCCTCAGCCTGCGCCGTCAATCGCCTCAAGCCTGCGAGAAATCCTGCTTGCGGCATCACCATGCCCATGTTTCCTGCAATCGGCTCGACGATGATCGCGGCAATCTCGCGGCCCTGGCGGGCAAAAACCTGCTCCACGGCTGGGAGATCATTATACGGCAACACGATCGTATCTTGCGTCACGGCGCGAGGCACTCCCGGGCTGTCCGGCAAGCCGAGTGTTGCCACGCCGGAGCCGGCTTGGGCCAGCAATAAATCAGCGTGGCCGTGATAACATCCGGCGAATTTGATGATTTTTTCTCGTCCGGTAAACCCGCGCGCCAGTCGCAATGCGCTCATCGTGGCTTCCGTGCCCGAGCTGACGAAGCGCAGCAGCTCCATCGCAGGCAGTGCTTTCTTGATCAATTCCGCCAACTCCAGCTCTGCCGGCGTGGGCGCGCCAAACGAAGAGCCGCTGCGGATGGCTTTGATCGCGGCCTCGACCACTTCCGGATGCGCATGTCCGGCAATCAAAGGGCCCCAGGAGCCGACAAAATCCAAATAGCGATTGCCATCGATGTCATACACATAAGACCCTTCGCCTTTTGCCAGCACTGGCGGCACTCCGCCTACCGCTTTAAATGCGCGCACCGGCGAGTTAACGCCGCCCGGAAAAAAGCTTTGCGCCCGGCCAAACCAATCCACGGATTTGATATTTATTGAAGACATGTTATTCTCTTGTTAAGGTTCGTCATTTAAATTACCTACTCATTTTCTTTAAACCGCTAATCAACGCGAATGGCCGCTAATGCTTTTTAATTCGCGATCATTCGCGTCTATTCGCGGTTGGAAATTGGGAAAGTTTTTTAATCGTCGCTCCCGTTCAGCCACTCGGCGGCTTCGAGCGCGTGGTATGTTAGAATCATATCAGCGCCGGCGCGTTTGATGGAGGTTAGAATTTCCAGCGTCACGCGCTGCTCATCGATCCAGCCGTTTTGCGCTGCGGCTTTGACCATGGCGTACTCGCCGCTCACGTTGTAAGCCGCCAACGGCAGATCGAACTTTTCTTTGACCG containing:
- a CDS encoding aminotransferase class III-fold pyridoxal phosphate-dependent enzyme; the protein is MSSINIKSVDWFGRAQSFFPGGVNSPVRAFKAVGGVPPVLAKGEGSYVYDIDGNRYLDFVGSWGPLIAGHAHPEVVEAAIKAIRSGSSFGAPTPAELELAELIKKALPAMELLRFVSSGTEATMSALRLARGFTGREKIIKFAGCYHGHADLLLAQAGSGVATLGLPDSPGVPRAVTQDTIVLPYNDLPAVEQVFARQGREIAAIIVEPIAGNMGMVMPQAGFLAGLRRLTAQAEAVLIFDEVMT